CTGGTACACGTTGTACGCGGTGCGCACCGTTTTCAAATTTGAATTTTGAATATGCGCCTTGCCCGTTAATCATAAAAATTACTTCTTTATAGCCGCCCATTGGGTTAGGCGTTGCTTCCATAATGTCGATTTTCCAGCCTTGTGTCTCCGCATAACGAGAATACATACGGAATAAATCTCCTGCGAAAATATTCGCCTCATCACCGCCAGCTGCTCCACGAATCTCCATAATTACGTTTTTATTATCATTCGGGTCTTTTGGAATTAATAAAACACGTAGACGTTCTTCCAGCTCTTCTTGCTGTGCTTTTAACGAGTTGAATTCTTCCTTTACCATCTCGTGCATGTCAGGATCTTTTTCGTTATCTAACATTTCACGTGTATCCACTAGTTGCTCTTTCACGCTTTTATATTCACGATAAGCATCAACTGTTTCCTGAATATCCGATTGTTCCTTTGAATATTCACGTAATTTTTTACTGTCGTTTACAATATCCGGATCACTTAAAAGCTCATTTAGCCTTTCATAACGATCTTCTACTGCTTGTAGTCTATCAAACATGGGCTTCACCTCTATTTAGTTCATTTATCTATATCCAGTAGGAATCCGCCTCCATTAAAGACAGCGAGACGTATTTTTTACTCTATTCACTAATCATTCCGCCTACAATAGAGTCTGACTAAGGATTTGTTTAGGCGTAATAGTCATGCATTATTTCCACTACTTAGTATAAGGAAAATTCCGCATGTATGCTACATTTTCTTCGGAAGATTGCTTAATATCATCAAGCCATTTTCCGATTAAAGCTAATTCAAAGTGGTGGATGTGCGTGGCATTTGCGGCAAACAGGATAGTAAGAATCATTACCGCCAATTTTTATTTGATCGCCTGTATACACAGGTTTGCCATTTTCATCGACACGCAAATTCATTGTTGCTTTTTTATGACAGAACCAGCAAATCGTTTTCATTTCTTCAATTTTATCTGCATATGTAAGCATGTACTGACTACCTTCAAATAATTCATTTTGGAAATCATTCTTCAGGCCAAAGCCCATGACAGGGATGTCTAGTTGGTCGACAATATTAGCTAATTGTAGCACATGTGCCTTTTTTAAAAACTGCACTTCATCTACAAGAACACAGTAGGGTTTTACAACATTTTTTTTTACAAGTTCAAAAATATCCGTATCCTCATAAATTGGAATGGCTTCTTGTCGTAATCCTACTCGACTTGAAACAAAACCTACCTCATCTCGTGTATCAAGCCCAGATGTAAACATCATGACAGGCTTTTCCTGTTCTTCATAGTTATGTGCAACTTTTAAAATTTCAATTGATTTGCCACTATTCATCGCGCCATGTTTATAGTATAGCTGTGCCATTGTATCTTCTCCCTCTCTATTTGCAATTATGGATTTTGAAAGGAATTATTTTAGCAATTAGCTTAAACGCTTGCACCATAGTGTTAATCTTTATACCGAACCTATTGTCAGTATCGAATGGATTTGCGCTAGCGCTAGCTTAAGCACATTTCAAAATCCGGTCTTTGTTTTATATTGAACGTTACGTGCAACGTTGTGAAAGATACAAATGCGTCGAGACGCAATGAACGCATGCACTTTTTATATACTGAAAAAAATACCTGCCAAGCACATGCTTGGCAGGTATTAAACTAACATTAGTTTTTAAGACCGTATTTTTTGTTGAAACGATCCACGCGACCATCAGCAGACGCGAATTTTTGACGGCCAGTGTAGAATGGGTGACATTCGTTGCAGAACTCGACAACGATGTTTTCTTTAACTGAACCAGTTTTGAAAGTGTTACCACAAGAGCAAGTTACTGTTGCTTCTTTGTAGTCTGGATGAATTCCTTGTTTCATATTCGTTTTCTCCTCTCGCCCTGAACCATCTGGAACAGAGTATTATCGAACTGTACCTTACATAGCCCGAATATGTCGGCTACATATGTACACGTTGCATACTTTTGAAGTATAGCATAGTTATTTTATTTTTTTCAAGCAATAAATATTGAAAAACTATATTACAATTTTTAACCACGAACTTCGCGATAATCGTTATCTACTAATCCTATTTGTTTATTGCGCTCTTTAAATCGAATATTATGTGATGATACATACGCCACTTTTGGTGCATCTGGCTCTAAAAATAATTTTGCACTATTTAACGCTAAAATGCCATCCGTAAACGCACCTGCAATTAATCTTACTTTACTAGGATGATCGATAAAATCACCTGCTCCGTAGATGCCTTCTATATTGGTTTCACGCTTCTCATTGACGATAGCTACTCCATCTTGAATTTCTAATCCCCATTCCTCAAGAGCTCCATAATCACATTTTAAGCCATGATTAACAACAACCGCATCTACTTGCACTCGTTCCATTTCATCTGTTTCTTTATTCATAATTGACACATACTGTATTACATCACCATCACTATGTAATTGCACCACTTCGTATGGTGTTTTAACATTGACAGAGGATTCTCGCATACGTAAGACATTTTTTTCATGACCACCAAATTCATCACGACGATGGACAATTGTTACACTAGCAGCGATAGATTCTAGCTCATTCGCCCAATCCACTGCGGAATTGCCACCACCTGAAATAAGTATATGTTTGTTGCGGAAAATGTCTAATTCTTGCACAGTATAATGTAAATTCGTTACTTCGTAGCGGTCTGCTCCTTCTATTTCAAGCTTTTGCATTGAAAGTACACCATAACCAACTGCTAATATTATTGCTTTAGAATAATGCTTCTCTCCTGATGCTGACGTTAAAATAAATGTTCCATCACTCTGTTTTTCTAATTTTTCTATCTTTTGATTTAAAACAATTGTTGGATCAAACGTTTTTGCCTGTTGGATAAGTTGCTGAATTAACTCCTCACCTAATATAGGCTTTACCCCACCAACGTCCCAAATCATTTTTTCAGGATAAATAAGCATGCGTCCACCTAGTTGAGAGCTAAATTCTATAATTTTCGTTTTTAAATCGCGCATCCCGCTATAAAAAGCTGTATATAATCCTGCTGGTCCACCTCCAACAATCGTTACATCATACAATTCTTCTGGCATGTCGTTCTCCCCTTTTCTACTAATAAAGTTTGCATGTCCTATTCTTCCTAAGAACAATGATATTCATTCTCAATTAACAATATGAGCAATCTATTTTATTCCTTTAATCGCGCTAATAAATATAAAAAATATGGTGCCCCAAAAACGGCTACAACAATTCCAGCTGGTATTTCTGAAGGCTCTAAAATAGAGCGACCTATCGTATCGGCCAATAACACTAAAAAGCCACCTAAAAGTGCCGCAGTAGGAAGCATAAATTGATGGTTTGCTCCCACAAGTTGCCGAGCAAGATGTGGTGCAATTAATCCTACAAATCCAATACCGCCACTAACAGAAACACTAGCTCCAGCCAATCCAACTGATGCAGCTAATAACCAACGACGTTCTTTTTCAATAGAAGCACCTAATCCAATCGATGTTATTTCGCCCAGATTTAATATGTTTAAAACTCGAGATTTTGAATAGATAAATGGTAGTAAAATTAATAACCATGGTAATAAGGATAGGACAAACCTCCAATTCGAGCCCCAAATACTACCCGCTAGCCATGTAGCCACAAATTGATAATTTTCAGGGGTAAGACGAAGTGTTAATACAATCATTGCTGAACTAATGCCAGCGGCCACCGCAATTCCCGTTAAAATTAGACGCATTGGTGTGATACCTTCATAGCGTTTATAAGACAGTGTATAAATTAACAATGCTGTTATCCCTGCACCCAAAAAGGCTAGTACTGGCAGTAAATATACGGGTGCTGATTTAGTCGTTGAGAAAAAGGAAATATACAGCATTACAGCTAGCCCAGCACCCGCATTAATGCCTAAAATACCTGGATCTGCTAATGCATTTTTTGAAATGCCCTGTAAAACAGCACCTGCCATAGCTAAACCCATTCCTACTAAAACACCAATTACAATTCTAGGAAGCCTAAATTGAAATAATATTAATTGCTGTTGCGCATCGCCCTGCCCAAAAAGAGTACTTATTACTTCCCATGGTGTCAGTTTAATTACGCCAGTATTCATACTAATTACAAAGGTAATTACTATTAAAACAATCAGTGTAGCTATTATGAGGAAATTTTTTCTTCTAACCTTTTGCTGATTTTGTGTTAAAAAATTGTTACTCACAGTTCCTTTCCTCCTTTACGTGCTAAATAAAGAAAGAACGGAACCCCAATTAAAGCAATTAATGCACCAATCGGCGTTTCATATGGCGGATTAATAGTACGCGCAACTAAATCAGCTAGTACTACGAGTAATGCTCCATATACTAATGAACAAGAGATAATCCATCGATAATCGTGTCCAACTATGTATCTCGTAAAATGGGGAACAATTAATCCTACAAATCCAACAGCACCTACAACTGAAACTGCTGCTCCTGCTAAAATTAAAACAATTACCATCCCCCACACTCGCACGACAGCAGTTCGTTGACCAAGTCCTATCGCAATTTCTTCACCTAAGCTTAACAACGTAATAGAGCGGGATAGTATAAGCGCACCTATCATCGCAATTAGTATCCATGGCGATAATATTTGAAGATGACTCCACATCGTCCCCGAAACACCCCCAGCATACCAAAATGCTAGGTCTTGTCCAATTCGGTAATAAAGTGCAATTCCTTCACCGAGCGCACCAAGTAAAGCACTAACAGCAGCGCCAGCAAGAACTAGACGCATCGGTGATAAGCCCCCTTTAGACAAGGAGCCCACACCATAGACAATCGCAACACCGAGGCCTGCACCTACAAACGACCATAAAATTAAAAACATATAGGGCATGCCAGGAAAAAAGGCAAAGCAAACAGCGAGCATAAATGCCGCTCCAGAATTCAATCCTAATAACCCTGAGTCTGCTAAAGGGTTGCGCGTCATACCTTGCATTATCGCACCAGCAACTGCAAAGCTTGCACCTACTAACGCTGCTCCAAGTACTCGTGGTAAACGAATATCATGAATAATTTGATGTGTTGTTAATTCTGGTGAAAATTGTGTAATTGCCGTCCAAACAGTACTTAATGAAATATCTGCTGCTCCTAAAGAAATGGCAAAGCCAATGGCAAATATTAATGCAATTACTCCTAAAATCAAAGCTACTATTCCGCGTATTGGGTGAGATTGTTTCTGTAGCTCATCTATATCGCTGAGCCCTTCTACTCCTGTCGACGCAGTCATTCTACTTCCTCCTCTTAACTTCCATTCCTCCGCTTAATCTTTCATGTTGTATAGCTGATAAGATAGACAAATTGGATTTTTACTATATGGACAGACAGCCATTTCTGCGTTGATATTGAATACTGTTTGTAAATTCTCCTTTGTCATTACTTCATGAGGGCTGCCACTTACGATTAATTTTCCGTCTCGCATAGCCATCATAAAATGAGAAAACCGAGACGCATGGTTTAAATCATGCAAAACCATAATAATCGTTCGTCCTTCTTCCCTATTGAGCTTTTCAAGCAATAATAAAATATCTAGCTGATGTGCTAAATCTAAATATGTTGTCGGTTCATCCAGTACTAAAATATCCGTACCTTGAGCCAATGCCATCGCAATCCATACTCTTTGACGTTGACCACCTGACAATGCCTCAATTGGACGATCGCAAAACTCTCTTAGTCCTGTCACATCAATTGCCCAATGAATATATTCATAGTCTTCCTTGCGCAATGTACCGAACCCTCCTTGATGAGGGAAACGGCCATATGATATTAATTCAAAAACAGTTAATCCTCCTGGAGCACTTGCTGTTTGAGGTAAAATTGCCATCTTTTTTGCCACTTCTTTTGTCTTTAATTGATGAATGGCCTTACCATCTAAATAAACAGCACCATCTTGTGTTCGTAATACACGCGCAACAGCCTTTAATAAAGTAGATTTTCCACAGCCATTTGGGCCAATAATTGTTGAGATTTGACCTTTAGGAATGGCAACACTTAAATCATCCACAATAAGCGTCGAGGAGTAACCAATCGCCACATGTTCGATCTCCAATACTGACATACAAAACTTCCTTTCATTTTTATATTTGCAAACCAAATTGTGCTGTGTACAAACCGTAATAGGCATTTTTCATAGCCATTAATTGTTCATGTGTTCCTTCTTCTATAATTCCCTTTTTCGATACGACGACAATGCGGTCTGCATCCTTTATTGTCGCCAAGCGGTGTGCAATGACTAACGTTGTGCGTCCTTTGGAAAGTTCATGTAAAGCTTGCTGAATAGCCTGTTCTGTTTCTGTATCTAAAGCGGATGTTGCCTCATCCAAAATTAAAATTTTAGGATTTTTCAAGAAAATACGTGCTATAGATAATCGCTGTTTCTGTCCACCTGATAATTTCACGCCGCGTTCACCAATTAACGTATCCATACCATCTGGTAATGCTTGTATCATCTCTTCAAGCTGTGCTCGTTTTGCCGCATACCAAATATCTTCATCACTCGCCTGTAAATCTCCGTATGCAATGTTTTCTCGAATCGTACCATCAAATAAAAAAACATCCTGTTGCACAATGCCGATATGTGAGCGTAATGAATGAAGCTTAAAGTCTCGTATATCTATTCCATCAACTTTTATTGATCCTTCACTCACCTCATAAAAGCGTGGGAGTAAACTACAAATGGTCGATTTCCCCGCTCCAGATGGACCAACAAGTGCTACTGTTTCTCCAGACTGAACTGTAAGATTAATATTATTTAATGTTCGTTCTGTATCGGTATAACCAAATGAAACTTGGTTAAATGTAATATTGCCATCAATAGACTCTATTAGCTTAGCTTTTGGGCGGTCTGCAATTTCTGGAGCTGTTTCTAAAAAATCAATATAGCGTTTAAAACCAGCCATGCCCTTTGGATAACTCTCAATAAACATATTTATTTTGTTAATTGGTCCAATTAAAATGCCAGATAAAAGAATAAAAGCAATAAATTCACCATTCGTTAAATAGCCCTTTAAAACAAAGTATGCTCCGACAAATAGCGTAAATAATGATAAAACCTTTGTTAATATGCCATAAAGAGCTTCATTCCATGCCATCACCTTATAAGAAAACAATTTTGTTGCGCGGAATTTTTCATTATTCTTTTTGAAGCGGTTCTTTTCATGATCTTCATTTGTAAATGCTTGTACTACTCGAATACCACTGACGTTATTTTCTACACGGGCATTAAAGTCTGCAATATCGCTAAACATTTGATGAAATGCTTTCGACATAAGCTTGCCAAAAATAATAGTTAGCAAAAGAATAATTGGTACAAGAATAAAGATTAATAGCGTAAATGTAGGATCAATATAAAACATGACGCAAAAAGATCCGATTATCGTCATCATTGCAATAAACATATCTTCTGGACCATGATGTGCAAGCTCACCGATGTCCATTAGATCATTTGTTAATCGTGAGACAAGATGGCCTGTTTTATTGTTATCAAAGTAGCGGAAAGAGAGCTTTTGAATATGATTGAACGCTTCCCTTCTCATATCCGTTTCAATATTGATGCCAAGCATATGCCCCCAATACGAAACAATAAAATCTAAAATTGAATTAAAAACATACAACAACAGCAGCAAACCACTTGCCATCATTATCCACTTTAATTCACCATCTGGAAGAATATCATCAATTACTTTATTTAAAACTAATGGAAATGCCAGCTCAATTAGGGCAACTAAAATTGCACAGGAGAAATCTAATATAAATAATCCTTTATATGGCCTGTAATAAGTAAAGAAACGTTGTAGTAACATGGATGTACCTCCTAGTAAACATGCATTGTTGATGCTCTATTAAACGAAAGCTACCTAATTGCAAATCAGGTAGCTCACCTCATGTGTTCTCCACATTTCTACTTTTTATTTTTCCTGAGACTTTGTATACTCTACTATTTTGTCAGCTAAATCTTCTGCTTGATGTAGTCCAGATAAAGGATCGGAAGCAAAATAGTATTCCGCTTCTAAAGGAATTGTTTTATTATTTTTGACAACATCAAGATTTGTCCAAGTTGGAGGGAGTTTCCCGTCTTTATTAAAGAAATTAATAACGAAGACGTAATCACCAACATAGTCACCGACTACTTCATAGGAGATTTCATAGCGCCCGCCATTTGATTCCTTTGTATCAAGTAGCTCCTGAATTTTTTCTTGTGGTTTTACACCAAGAATTTGATAAAGTGCTCGTCCACCTGACACACTGGAATTTCCAACAACAGTTGCATTTTTTTCAAATAAATCAAAAATCGTAAAAGTAGCACCTTCTGGAATAGCCGCATTTATTTTTTGTTGTGCTTGCGTTACACGATTTTCAAAATCTTTGACAAATGCGTCTGCTTCTTCCTGTCTTCCTAAAAATTCGCCCATTGCTTTGACTTCATCAGTAGCTGAATTATAGGCTGTATCAGAAAAAACGATTGTCGGTGCAATTTTTTCATATTTTTCAACATCTTCTGGATTCCATGTAATGATTAAATCTGGCTTTAATTCTAAAATCTTTTCTAATGATGCATTACCGTCTGTTCCGACATTCGTAATTTCTCCGTCTTTATAGTACGGTTTTAAAAATGCTGCATAGTTTAAATTGGCTGTGATTGCTCCTACTGGCACAACATCCAATGCAAGGATTTGTCCCATATACCAGTCTGTCACAATACGCTGTGCTTTTACTGGAATTTCTACTTCTCGGCCACTGTCGTCCGTAATAGTTTTAGTCTCTGCTTCTTCTGTTTTAGGTACACTATCATTATTTTCAGCTGGTTGTTTTGTATCCTCACCACATGCTGCTAGTAAAACTAACAAACTTAGCAAAAAGGGCGTCTTTATATGTTTAAGCATTTTTTTCATCATGACTTCATTTTCCCCAATCTTAAATCGTTTTGCTTGCTCGAGCTGATTCTTATTGTATTGAAAATGATTCTCATTTGTAATAGCAATTTCGGACATAGCGGCTGTATATTTCAGCCTAAAAATAGTTGGCGCCATACTTGTCTCCTTTTTAAAGGCTCTACTAAAATAGTATTCATCTTCATATCCAAGAGAAATAGCGATTTCTTTAATGTCATATTGATTGGCCATTAAATATTGTTTTGCGCGTTTAATTTTGAGTTGCTGCAAATAAATTTGTGGCCCTATTCCATAACGAGCTTTAAAAATGCGTAATAAATGTCGTGTACTAATTTGAAGTGAATCTGCTAGCGTTTGTATTGATAACGGCTCATGAATATGTTCTTCTAAAAATAAACGTGCTAATTCTACCTTATCCATTTCATGTGGTTTACCTTGCCCTTCAGCAAGCTCTTGAAACACACGATAAATGAGCTCATAAAAGGATGCTTTTACAAATACATGCTCATGAATAGAACCTGTCTGCCACTTGTTAAACATGTCGTGCAACAACTTTTGTATCACAATAGGATTAGCAGGTACACATGAGAACTCTGTTTGAAAAGGTTGATATTGCATTTGTAAATGTTGCATAAATGCATCAACATAAATGACGTCGCCTTTATAGTGAATTAAAAAATAATTTAAAGGCTTTTTTGATTTTATATGTAGTGTTTGGGACTTTCCAATATGAAAAATGCTAAATTGTTGCACATGATAAGGATTATTTCCAATAATAATTTCTGCTTCACCAACTGTGATGATTAATAACGAACTGTAATTCATTACTTCTTTTTTTTGCACCTCGTTGTTAAATACATATTCAATGTGTTTTACCTTGATATGTGCATTTTCCCATAGAAGCATGTAGGCATCATAATTCATTGCGTTCTCCTCAACTAATAAGACATACCATCATTATATTGATAATGATTATCAATTTCATTATACTTTTTAGAGCGCAAGAAAAAAACACCAATTACTATTATTAGTTAATGGTGTCAGAGTAGGGATAAACTTGCTTCGTTGATTTCCGCTACAGGCGAACGCTTTCCACGGGCACACACGTAAGCCGCAAGAGTCGCTACGCGCGGTCTGTTGCGGCTTACGTTTTGTGCGTTCCCGCAAGAGTCGTCCGCTTCCGCTCCAATCAACTAGTAAAATTGTTTGAGTGCCTGGTACCTCCCATGGCGGAAATTAACGGCAGTAATCAAAACGAAAACACCATTAACTATTACTAGTCAATGGTGTCAGAGTAGGGATAAACTTGCTTCGTTGATTTCCGCTACGGTCGGACGCTTTCCGCGGGCACACCGTAAGCCGCAAGAGTCGTCTCCGCTCCAATCAACTAGTAAAATTGTTTGAGTGCCTGGCACCTCTCATGGCGGAAATTAACGGCAGTAATCAAAACGAAAACACCATTAACTATTACTAGTCAATGGTGTCTGCATTTTTAAAGTAGCCCTTTACCTTTAGTGGCCTTTTTCATATCTTCATTTAACTTTTCGAAAAATTCTTCGTTTGATTTTGTTGTGCGTATTTTTTTCAAGAAA
The genomic region above belongs to Lysinibacillus sp. FSL W8-0992 and contains:
- a CDS encoding thymidine kinase codes for the protein MAQLYYKHGAMNSGKSIEILKVAHNYEEQEKPVMMFTSGLDTRDEVGFVSSRVGLRQEAIPIYEDTDIFELVKKNVVKPYCVLVDEVQFLKKAHVLQLANIVDQLDIPVMGFGLKNDFQNELFEGSQYMLTYADKIEEMKTICWFCHKKATMNLRVDENGKPVYTGDQIKIGGNDSYYPVCRKCHAHPPL
- a CDS encoding FecCD family ABC transporter permease, which codes for MTASTGVEGLSDIDELQKQSHPIRGIVALILGVIALIFAIGFAISLGAADISLSTVWTAITQFSPELTTHQIIHDIRLPRVLGAALVGASFAVAGAIMQGMTRNPLADSGLLGLNSGAAFMLAVCFAFFPGMPYMFLILWSFVGAGLGVAIVYGVGSLSKGGLSPMRLVLAGAAVSALLGALGEGIALYYRIGQDLAFWYAGGVSGTMWSHLQILSPWILIAMIGALILSRSITLLSLGEEIAIGLGQRTAVVRVWGMVIVLILAGAAVSVVGAVGFVGLIVPHFTRYIVGHDYRWIISCSLVYGALLVVLADLVARTINPPYETPIGALIALIGVPFFLYLARKGGKEL
- the prfA gene encoding peptide chain release factor 1; this translates as MFDRLQAVEDRYERLNELLSDPDIVNDSKKLREYSKEQSDIQETVDAYREYKSVKEQLVDTREMLDNEKDPDMHEMVKEEFNSLKAQQEELEERLRVLLIPKDPNDNKNVIMEIRGAAGGDEANIFAGDLFRMYSRYAETQGWKIDIMEATPNPMGGYKEVIFMINGQGAYSKFKFENGAHRVQRVPATESQGRIHTSTATVACLPEVEEVDVEIHEKDIRVDTFASSGAGGQSVNTTMSAVRMTHLPTGVVVSMQDERSQIKNREKAMKILRARVADKYLQEAQKEIDATRKSAVGSGDRSERIRTYNYPQNRVTDHRIGLTIQKLDQIVEGRLDEIIDTLILEEQASKLERLNDDL
- a CDS encoding FecCD family ABC transporter permease, which codes for MSNNFLTQNQQKVRRKNFLIIATLIVLIVITFVISMNTGVIKLTPWEVISTLFGQGDAQQQLILFQFRLPRIVIGVLVGMGLAMAGAVLQGISKNALADPGILGINAGAGLAVMLYISFFSTTKSAPVYLLPVLAFLGAGITALLIYTLSYKRYEGITPMRLILTGIAVAAGISSAMIVLTLRLTPENYQFVATWLAGSIWGSNWRFVLSLLPWLLILLPFIYSKSRVLNILNLGEITSIGLGASIEKERRWLLAASVGLAGASVSVSGGIGFVGLIAPHLARQLVGANHQFMLPTAALLGGFLVLLADTIGRSILEPSEIPAGIVVAVFGAPYFLYLLARLKE
- a CDS encoding ABC transporter ATP-binding protein, whose translation is MLLQRFFTYYRPYKGLFILDFSCAILVALIELAFPLVLNKVIDDILPDGELKWIMMASGLLLLLYVFNSILDFIVSYWGHMLGINIETDMRREAFNHIQKLSFRYFDNNKTGHLVSRLTNDLMDIGELAHHGPEDMFIAMMTIIGSFCVMFYIDPTFTLLIFILVPIILLLTIIFGKLMSKAFHQMFSDIADFNARVENNVSGIRVVQAFTNEDHEKNRFKKNNEKFRATKLFSYKVMAWNEALYGILTKVLSLFTLFVGAYFVLKGYLTNGEFIAFILLSGILIGPINKINMFIESYPKGMAGFKRYIDFLETAPEIADRPKAKLIESIDGNITFNQVSFGYTDTERTLNNINLTVQSGETVALVGPSGAGKSTICSLLPRFYEVSEGSIKVDGIDIRDFKLHSLRSHIGIVQQDVFLFDGTIRENIAYGDLQASDEDIWYAAKRAQLEEMIQALPDGMDTLIGERGVKLSGGQKQRLSIARIFLKNPKILILDEATSALDTETEQAIQQALHELSKGRTTLVIAHRLATIKDADRIVVVSKKGIIEEGTHEQLMAMKNAYYGLYTAQFGLQI
- a CDS encoding AraC family transcriptional regulator, translating into MNYDAYMLLWENAHIKVKHIEYVFNNEVQKKEVMNYSSLLIITVGEAEIIIGNNPYHVQQFSIFHIGKSQTLHIKSKKPLNYFLIHYKGDVIYVDAFMQHLQMQYQPFQTEFSCVPANPIVIQKLLHDMFNKWQTGSIHEHVFVKASFYELIYRVFQELAEGQGKPHEMDKVELARLFLEEHIHEPLSIQTLADSLQISTRHLLRIFKARYGIGPQIYLQQLKIKRAKQYLMANQYDIKEIAISLGYEDEYYFSRAFKKETSMAPTIFRLKYTAAMSEIAITNENHFQYNKNQLEQAKRFKIGENEVMMKKMLKHIKTPFLLSLLVLLAACGEDTKQPAENNDSVPKTEEAETKTITDDSGREVEIPVKAQRIVTDWYMGQILALDVVPVGAITANLNYAAFLKPYYKDGEITNVGTDGNASLEKILELKPDLIITWNPEDVEKYEKIAPTIVFSDTAYNSATDEVKAMGEFLGRQEEADAFVKDFENRVTQAQQKINAAIPEGATFTIFDLFEKNATVVGNSSVSGGRALYQILGVKPQEKIQELLDTKESNGGRYEISYEVVGDYVGDYVFVINFFNKDGKLPPTWTNLDVVKNNKTIPLEAEYYFASDPLSGLHQAEDLADKIVEYTKSQEK
- the rpmE gene encoding 50S ribosomal protein L31; its protein translation is MKQGIHPDYKEATVTCSCGNTFKTGSVKENIVVEFCNECHPFYTGRQKFASADGRVDRFNKKYGLKN
- a CDS encoding ABC transporter ATP-binding protein, which translates into the protein MSVLEIEHVAIGYSSTLIVDDLSVAIPKGQISTIIGPNGCGKSTLLKAVARVLRTQDGAVYLDGKAIHQLKTKEVAKKMAILPQTASAPGGLTVFELISYGRFPHQGGFGTLRKEDYEYIHWAIDVTGLREFCDRPIEALSGGQRQRVWIAMALAQGTDILVLDEPTTYLDLAHQLDILLLLEKLNREEGRTIIMVLHDLNHASRFSHFMMAMRDGKLIVSGSPHEVMTKENLQTVFNINAEMAVCPYSKNPICLSYQLYNMKD
- a CDS encoding NAD(P)/FAD-dependent oxidoreductase, translated to MPEELYDVTIVGGGPAGLYTAFYSGMRDLKTKIIEFSSQLGGRMLIYPEKMIWDVGGVKPILGEELIQQLIQQAKTFDPTIVLNQKIEKLEKQSDGTFILTSASGEKHYSKAIILAVGYGVLSMQKLEIEGADRYEVTNLHYTVQELDIFRNKHILISGGGNSAVDWANELESIAASVTIVHRRDEFGGHEKNVLRMRESSVNVKTPYEVVQLHSDGDVIQYVSIMNKETDEMERVQVDAVVVNHGLKCDYGALEEWGLEIQDGVAIVNEKRETNIEGIYGAGDFIDHPSKVRLIAGAFTDGILALNSAKLFLEPDAPKVAYVSSHNIRFKERNKQIGLVDNDYREVRG